GGAAGAGCAAGAGTGGTTGCACAGTGGGCTGATCCTGAGCACAAAATTCAAGCTGCCATTGATACATGTCCAGTTGATTGCATCTCGTAAGGATCAATATCTGCTTTCTTCATATTTGAACTCATCCTTTTATTGTGAATTAGATGATACCTTGAATTAAATTCATTCCCATTTAATTTGAATTAGTAGAAGGCAGAACATGCACGCAACGTGTCGGATATTTATCCAATCAAACCCTAtcgaaattaaaaaattaaaaaaaaaggttttGGGATTGAAAAATAGGGTTGAGTTTAGGTTTTGTATATTTGATATccatattcaaatttatttatataaattaattaattaaatataaaatatatattttatattaatatttttaaatatttttattatattttaagtaagtataatttgaaatttttatagaatcattaaaatttaaaatataaactatttataatatacatatataatgtaaattattaaataaaatatataaaattcaatgaatttaatattattttgatatttataatcgaataatttatcatatattttaatttaatgtgAAACAAATTCgagtaataaaaataataattgaatttgatTTAGGTGCTTTTCACATATACTCTATCAATTGTGttaaccccacaagctcaaaggagcatagattttgatgataccaaaactcaactagaatcaaattaACATTATTTTAAGTGTGGTGCTTCTCAAAGAATAAAGAAAAAAACTGAGGATtttatgatggattcgtgctctTGAAGAAAGGATGATATTCTAAAGATAACACAGGACAAATcgaaggagataaaagaagaaaatgttacattttaaagctgCATTGACAATCagatttgaaggtacatatagtataaaAAGTCAGTTTTATTATCttaggattgcttgtgaaaagaattgaggagtagaagTCAATAATACTTATTTTCAAgccctcaaaagatttttctcttaaatatcattattggcctaaaaagtatttgacttgatttggtgtaaagttttatagttttgaaagttatgcagaaaagttttcctggtatgctaactggtttgctacttgtttagtatgctaactggtttgctattttctccagtatgctaactggtttgctattttctccagTATGCTAACGTCTCAACTCTGCATAACAtcgcagaaaaagacaaaataacggctattttcttgaaattcataattgtaacgttcaaatgagttctcaaacggtcaaaaacatttcaaaactataaatacacctacccttggccattttgcacttaataaaAGTTTctccactgttcaaaatcataaaagctttcattcaaagtgctcaaagtgtttttattgctcattATTGGCTTatctactcatctcttctttatagattctgctGTATTGGgtaagagtgagttttaaacaccttattatcatttatgagaggtcattcaagcacctattgaagcttggttgtgaaaagtgtttaggataacacttggtagaagtatgaagctacttgtaaaagctttggtgagaagatttgtaaaaggcttttgtctcttgcctttaaaagtgAAGAATaatgaagtgaagactcaaagtggaatctttgagagagtggatgtaggctagttgagccgaaccactataaaatttcagtgttcattttctcaacccttactctttatatttatgcattttaactttatgattgatatgctcTTGCTGATATGAAAGCTGATGATGTTTATTGTTAACCTTGCCTTTCGATAAAATTAGCTGCTttgaatctgctgatatctgatttaatCTGCTTGTTGTTTGATTTGCTGTCAGTTAGTATATCTGGTGTACTACTCTGTTTGCTGTGTTTTGAACATATTCAGTTTACTGAAATTTATACTGAATGCTAATATAATCTGTtggatcagtatactgattgcatatagcttaactttgaatcaacttgtcaatagagctgtattgttcatatttcacattagtcaattgagttgaaTCTAGCTGtaatttttcaaaggttttgagcaagaaccgaaaaattatttttagagtccaattcacccccctcttggacatattttgagaCATCAAATTGTTATCAGCACACCAAAGTGTTCTTATTTAGGGGCAGACTCGTGTCTCAACCGAGCTATTCCTTGACACTTAGCAATTTAAGCAAAGTCATTACTGTGTGTTTTTCTTTTATGTTGAAACATGAGATTTAGTTAACACAGAAAAATCACATGAACATTTAAATATATGATAGTCACATGAAATCTAAATAATTCAAGTATAAGTTGATTCTGGAATTTGTTCGTTAGATATTCTGATGCCTTCTAAAATTCTTGAAAATCTATAATTTCATAATTCTTCTTAACCAAATATATAGGATGGTGGAAAGGTCAGATTTAGCAGCACTAGAGTTCCTAATGTCCAAGCAGCCAAGAGGCAATGTGCGAGTTGGCGCTGGCAACACGGCGGGTGCACGTGTCTCAAACATATTTGTTGATTTGAAAAAGTTCCAAACCAGAGTTGTTGAAGCCATGAACAAGGCAGATGCCCAAGGCTCCAAGGTCAGCCCTTTGCATCTCTTTTTGTGCTATAATTGTTAAAGTGTTAAAAGTAGTTGGCAAGTTATTGGAAGGGTGTGGTAACTTGATTACAGCATGAAAATAATAGTTATAGTTGATGCAACATGAAATTTTAACGATCAAAATCTATATCTATTCTATATACAATGAATATATTGAATAATTTCTCTTATAAAACTAGAGTTAACCTGCTAAAGGCCCCCTTAGTTCGTAAGAAACACAGAGAAAGGAAAAGTGATATAAGAAACGACAGATAGGTGGTGACCCCAAATTTGTATAACTTACCCTTAATTCTTTGGTTCTAAATCAGCataataaaaaccctaattttctatcTCCCATTTTCACTTTTGCAATTTAtttccaattttcagtttttactaaAAAAAACCAGAAAACACGTTCTCTGTTTAATTGTTAAACAATTCATTAACATGCAAGTATTGTTAATTAACATGTATATAACCataaatgttccattcatttcagGAAACAGACCTCCAAAGAGAAGCAAGAATATCAGCTATTCAAGCAATTAGATCAATCTCGAATTGGTTATATTGGCAATCACGAAAAGCAGGACCCccatcaaaacctcaccaaaacctcCCACAGATTGCTCAAAATACAACCGAACTAAACATTAACAAGCTCCGGGCAGCCGCTGCAGCCAGAAAGCATGCAAGCCAAAACACAAGACCTGCTCGTCAAGCACCATCCAACCTATATCACGACGAGTACTGGATTCCATCAGCTGGAGCACTTCCTGCCTCAACCAATAAGTCTGGCTCTAAAGCCACCTCAGAGGCTACAAAACATACTAAAGAGCCAAAAGTTCTTGATGAGAAAGATTACAAGACAGGAGATAACCAAATGAATCCCATAAGATGGAGAGCTCCAATGGTGATTGCAACAATTGCAGCAATTATAGTAAGAGATCAGGCTGTTGGCAGTTTGAATAAACATATAGGTGGTGCTTTGGCATTGGAGATTGTTAATAGCTCTTGGTTACATGCTATGTTAGCAGGGATTACATGGTACATAGTTGGCTTGGGAATGATAGAGCTAGTAGAAGCAATTAGGAAAAGgttataacaaagaaataaaagaagattCATCATGCACTGAAATGATACTTCATGTGGAATATATTCATGACAAGATAGTATTTGATTTTCTGTAATAAATTAGCAATAAAATAATATGTATAGTTCCATACATCCTAGATCTGAATGCATACATAACATGATTAGGCCTAACAAATGACCACCTTATGTTGAGAAAGATCCCTGAAGGCAAGTGCTCTCAGCTATCAATCTGTCTATGAGTTTAAGTCTACTCCAATAAGAAACAGAGAGGACTTAACTAGGGGTACCCAGTCCTATTGAAGGAACCAAAAATTTTTCATATATCGCCCTGGAAAACAGCTCAGTCTAGTTCAAAAAAAAGGTCATGTTTGGCACCATCTCATTCCCGGTAAATGGGGGGAAGTGTGATCAAGGTCAGGAAACATAGGGCGAGAGGAAAATCGAGCAGATATCTCTTACTGATCAAAAGCCTAACATTACAATGCATAATGCATTCCCACCTTTTATACAACCGAATCATCAAGACATCAACAATCTAATGCTCTTTGTAATTTTACATGGAACATCTACATCGCCAAGAATGTCAGCCCTTTTATGTGCCAGGACTTGTTCTTACAGCTGAAGTGCATGTGTTCTGCACTACACCCAAGATACTTCAAAGAATATTTGAAGCAACAATAAAAATCCTTTATCCTATAAGATTAcctaaaattaacttataaaaaaaatagaacaaGCAAAAATTCCACTGTTCTAGCACAAAATAAATGTCAGATACATTGCTGCACACAaggcaaaaaatgtaaacataccatCATAAGAAACTCCTAGTTAGTTAACCAGGAAATTCCAATCTACAAATTTCTGAAGCCAAGTTTTATGCATACATATTGTTTTCATCACAGGTTCTTACATAGTCGGATAGTCCAATgaataatttttcttacacttagtAGCGGTACTTGGTGGAGTAATCTTTTGGAGCAATAACCAAACCACGACCCTTCCTTGCCCCACGGTAGACAGTCTCAATAATGTCAAT
Above is a genomic segment from Hevea brasiliensis isolate MT/VB/25A 57/8 chromosome 17, ASM3005281v1, whole genome shotgun sequence containing:
- the LOC110660786 gene encoding chaperone protein dnaJ C76, chloroplastic; amino-acid sequence: MPTAFLPSAFLPSASIIPNNLTPKPFTSFPPNSKKLRYSSASCRRPPAASTSSSITDFDLYDLLGIDSSSDQSHIKMAYRTLQKRCHPDIAGPTGHDMAIILNEAYSVLSDPNSRLAYDKEQAKIAELRGYTGKPIYSVWFGSESEERAVFVDEVKCVGCLKCALFAEKTFAIESVYGRARVVAQWADPEHKIQAAIDTCPVDCISMVERSDLAALEFLMSKQPRGNVRVGAGNTAGARVSNIFVDLKKFQTRVVEAMNKADAQGSKETDLQREARISAIQAIRSISNWLYWQSRKAGPPSKPHQNLPQIAQNTTELNINKLRAAAAARKHASQNTRPARQAPSNLYHDEYWIPSAGALPASTNKSGSKATSEATKHTKEPKVLDEKDYKTGDNQMNPIRWRAPMVIATIAAIIVRDQAVGSLNKHIGGALALEIVNSSWLHAMLAGITWYIVGLGMIELVEAIRKRL